A stretch of the Candidatus Chlorobium masyuteum genome encodes the following:
- a CDS encoding ferredoxin--NADP reductase: MERSEYNATVTGKIMVTPDLMILRVDTDEPRKEFEAGQNMLLGLYGFEKRSSNSEPEVVPADAEKLIKRPYSIASAKTETSQLEFYISQVKSGQLTSRLFNLNTGDRVFVGTAITGIFRLDETPDGSDIVMVATGTGIAPYISFLRSHIIERPESKMVVIQGAAHRWDLGYYSELTFLEKSFANFFYVPTLTDADERWDGYRLWIEELLKQDILQNEYNISPDPDRTHFFVSGKPDMVAHVSEWLEGYGYRRHHPNDPGELYIEEF, from the coding sequence ATGGAACGTTCAGAATACAATGCGACGGTTACGGGTAAAATTATGGTTACTCCGGACCTTATGATTCTTCGGGTTGATACCGATGAGCCGCGAAAGGAGTTTGAAGCCGGTCAGAATATGCTGCTCGGTCTTTACGGCTTCGAGAAGCGCTCTTCCAATTCGGAGCCAGAGGTGGTGCCTGCGGATGCAGAGAAACTTATCAAGAGGCCTTACTCCATTGCTTCTGCCAAAACCGAGACCAGCCAGCTTGAGTTTTATATATCACAGGTCAAGTCCGGCCAGTTGACCTCAAGGTTGTTTAATCTCAACACAGGGGATCGGGTTTTTGTCGGTACAGCCATAACCGGAATATTCCGTCTCGACGAAACCCCGGACGGCAGCGACATTGTTATGGTGGCGACAGGAACCGGCATTGCCCCCTACATCAGCTTTCTACGTTCACATATTATCGAAAGGCCCGAGAGCAAGATGGTGGTGATTCAGGGCGCGGCGCACCGGTGGGATCTGGGCTACTACAGTGAGCTGACCTTCCTTGAAAAGAGCTTCGCCAACTTTTTTTATGTGCCTACACTCACCGATGCCGATGAGCGCTGGGATGGTTACCGGTTATGGATTGAGGAGTTGCTGAAACAGGATATTCTGCAGAACGAATACAACATCTCTCCCGATCCTGACCGCACACACTTTTTTGTCAGCGGCAAGCCGGATATGGTTGCTCACGTTTCAGAGTGGCTGGAGGGCTACGGTTACAGGCGGCACCATCCGAATGATCCGGGGGAGCTCTACATCGAGGAGTTCTGA
- a CDS encoding pentapeptide repeat-containing protein — MHTELIENRVFERVSLTENPLLKGVYEECRFIKCYGNRGDLSGITFRNCLFENCDLSLATVRSSLLQDVQFRGCKLLGVQFTECKGFLLQLDFEECMLKLALFSQLKLKNTRFKNCDLQEADFTEADLTGAIFEACDLLRTTFLKSNLEHADLRSAFNYSIDPETNRLKKARFLLPQVIGLLDRYDIIIE; from the coding sequence ATGCATACAGAGCTGATTGAAAACAGAGTTTTTGAGCGAGTCTCCCTCACAGAAAACCCGCTCCTGAAAGGGGTATATGAAGAGTGCCGCTTCATCAAGTGTTACGGAAACAGGGGTGATCTTTCGGGAATTACCTTCAGGAACTGCCTGTTTGAAAACTGTGATCTGAGTCTGGCAACAGTGCGCAGCAGCCTGCTGCAGGATGTGCAGTTCAGGGGCTGCAAGCTGCTCGGTGTGCAGTTCACGGAGTGCAAGGGGTTTCTGTTGCAGCTTGATTTTGAGGAGTGCATGCTGAAACTGGCACTCTTCAGCCAGTTAAAGCTGAAGAATACCCGTTTCAAAAACTGTGATCTTCAGGAAGCCGATTTCACCGAAGCCGATCTCACCGGAGCAATTTTTGAAGCGTGTGATCTTTTACGCACGACCTTTCTTAAGAGCAATCTTGAGCATGCCGACCTCCGTTCGGCCTTTAACTACTCCATTGATCCCGAGACCAACCGTCTGAAGAAAGCCCGCTTTCTCCTCCCCCAGGTTATCGGTCTGCTCGACCGGTATGATATCATTATTGAGTGA
- a CDS encoding efflux transporter outer membrane subunit, giving the protein MRKEVERILRRGILMLLAFGITACSTTGSYRKPEVAMPRAYRSGERSGGSASDSVIALLPYRSFFADKTLCLLIDSAMVNNIDLQVALKNIDYARQTLSSARLGILPTLNLGVQNTRTHPSDNGVKTNLDDYSAYGTSSWEVDIWGKIRSRKSSALASYLKTGEAAKAVRTRLVADVASGYYNLLMLDRQLESSRKNLAIADTTLKMIGLQYDAGQVTALAVQQQEALRQSIAGSLPQIEQKISAQENALSILCGRMPGAIQRDQALFTLKVADELPSGIPSSLLQNRPDVRAAELAVRAAHADMGEAEASLYPSLTLTATGGLEAFKRSQWFTVPGSIFGVVQGAVLQPIFQRGQLKARYQQTRIKREQAELEFKLSLLKAVGEVSDALVQLDKVKLQESMATERVATLHKAVSNAGMLFRSGMASYLEVMVAQTSALQAELDLASVRRQHLTAMSELYRALGGGWR; this is encoded by the coding sequence ATGAGAAAAGAGGTTGAACGGATTTTACGGAGAGGCATCCTGATGCTGCTCGCTTTCGGGATCACGGCATGCAGTACTACCGGAAGCTACCGGAAGCCGGAAGTGGCTATGCCCCGGGCTTATCGCAGTGGTGAGCGTTCAGGGGGCAGTGCCTCCGATTCGGTTATCGCCCTCTTGCCCTACCGGAGTTTCTTTGCTGATAAAACGCTTTGTCTGCTCATTGACAGCGCAATGGTGAACAATATTGACCTGCAGGTGGCGCTCAAAAATATTGACTATGCCCGTCAAACCCTCAGTTCGGCACGTCTCGGCATTCTGCCGACACTGAACCTCGGTGTCCAGAATACCAGAACGCATCCGTCCGATAACGGTGTAAAGACAAATCTTGATGACTACAGTGCTTACGGCACCTCATCATGGGAGGTTGATATCTGGGGAAAAATCCGCAGCAGAAAGAGCTCAGCCCTTGCCAGTTACCTGAAGACAGGGGAGGCGGCAAAAGCCGTTCGTACCCGATTGGTGGCTGACGTTGCTTCAGGTTATTACAATCTGCTGATGCTTGACCGGCAGCTTGAAAGTTCCAGAAAAAACCTTGCCATTGCCGACACCACGCTGAAAATGATCGGGCTTCAGTATGATGCCGGTCAGGTTACGGCCCTTGCCGTTCAGCAGCAGGAGGCGTTACGGCAGTCGATAGCGGGATCACTTCCCCAGATTGAGCAGAAAATCAGTGCGCAGGAGAATGCGCTCAGCATCCTCTGCGGCCGGATGCCCGGAGCCATTCAGCGTGATCAGGCGCTTTTTACCCTCAAAGTGGCTGACGAGCTGCCCTCCGGAATCCCCTCCTCCCTTCTGCAGAACCGTCCGGATGTTCGTGCTGCTGAACTGGCGGTCAGGGCCGCCCATGCTGATATGGGTGAGGCCGAAGCTTCGCTCTACCCTTCGCTGACGCTTACCGCTACCGGTGGCCTTGAAGCGTTCAAAAGAAGCCAGTGGTTTACCGTTCCGGGTTCCATTTTCGGCGTTGTGCAGGGAGCCGTGTTGCAACCGATTTTCCAGCGCGGTCAATTGAAGGCACGCTATCAGCAGACAAGAATAAAACGGGAGCAGGCGGAGCTTGAGTTCAAGCTTTCACTGCTCAAGGCTGTCGGAGAGGTCTCGGATGCGCTGGTTCAGCTCGACAAGGTGAAACTACAGGAGAGCATGGCTACAGAGAGAGTTGCAACGCTGCATAAAGCGGTTTCCAATGCAGGGATGCTTTTTCGGAGCGGAATGGCAAGCTATCTTGAAGTTATGGTTGCCCAGACCAGCGCCCTTCAGGCGGAGCTTGACCTTGCCTCTGTAAGGCGTCAGCATCTTACCGCCATGTCAGAGCTCTACCGTGCGCTCGGCGGCGGATGGCGATAG
- a CDS encoding efflux RND transporter permease subunit, whose protein sequence is MFERFISRPVLATVISIILVILGLVGINQLSITRFPDIAPPSVSVSASYPGASAETVGRSVAPPLEEAINGVENMTYMTSTSANDGSLSISVFFKQGTNPDQAAVNVQNRVAQAASRLPAEVNQIGVSTVKRQNSQIMLITLSSSSKAYDQIFLQNYAKINIVDDLARVPGVGQVSVYGNMDYAMRIWLRPQQMAAYKVTPQEVAAAIQSQNLEAAPGSFGENSSEAMQYVMKYKGKNAYPGDYEDMVIRANPDGSLLKLGDIARIEFGAYRYTVNTKANGQPGVVMAVYQAPGSNANKVETGLRKVLEKAAGALPAGISYSIPFSSKKVVDESIVQVEHTLVEAFLLVFFVVFLFLQDLRSTIIPAIAVPVAIVGTFFFMNLFGFSINVLTLFGLVLAIGIVVDDAIVVVEAVHAKMEQKNYPAKVATVSAMREITTAIVTITLVMASVFLPVGFLQGSTGVFYRQFAFTLAIAILISAVNALTLSPALCALFLTNLHDAKGEGRHGKLKKFGAYGHRFFTAFNTAFDVLKRKYLGALVYLIRNKRFTFGFLGLLVLLSFVMFRVTPTGFIPDEDNGFVIVSVTLPPGASFARTQAVMDRASATLATIPAIEKAISVAGINILSRSSSPSSGLLFVQLKEPGERGPDGNIKKILATISKKLSGREGSFFALAQPTVPGFSTVSGLEFVVQDRRGGGLDKLGSVAQGFIGELMKRPEIAAAFTTFKATNPQFELVVDNVKAAQLGVNVKELLSVMQVYFGSSQASDFNRFSKYYRVIMQAEPGERSEPASLNGIFVKSSGGSMVPVSSLITLKRVYGTESVDHFNMFNAVSVNAMVKPGFSTGQAIKAVEELSKTALPAGYTYDWKGQSREELESTGGLLFIFLLSVVFVYFLLAALYESYLLPLAVMFSIPTGLLGVFIGIKLAGVENNIYVQVAVIMLIGLLAKNAILIVEFALQRRVAGSSLSAAAIEGAKARLRPILMTSLAFVAGLLPLLFVTGPAAQGNHSIGAAAIGGMFVGMVLGILVVPVLFVTFQHLQERITGPAAAIVEAGELLDEVEREEKKGSVQL, encoded by the coding sequence ATGTTTGAACGTTTTATATCAAGGCCGGTTCTTGCTACCGTCATATCCATCATTCTGGTTATTCTCGGCCTTGTCGGCATCAACCAGCTCTCCATTACCCGCTTTCCCGATATCGCTCCTCCGAGTGTTTCGGTGAGTGCGAGTTATCCCGGAGCAAGTGCTGAAACCGTCGGTCGTTCGGTTGCGCCGCCGCTTGAAGAGGCGATCAACGGGGTTGAAAACATGACCTACATGACCTCAACCTCCGCCAATGACGGATCGCTCTCCATTTCGGTTTTTTTCAAGCAGGGCACCAATCCCGACCAGGCTGCGGTCAATGTTCAGAACCGGGTTGCCCAGGCGGCCAGCCGCCTCCCGGCAGAGGTCAACCAGATCGGCGTATCGACCGTCAAGCGTCAGAACAGCCAGATCATGCTGATCACGCTTTCAAGCAGTTCAAAGGCCTATGACCAGATCTTCCTGCAGAACTATGCCAAGATCAACATTGTCGATGATCTGGCCCGCGTGCCCGGTGTAGGGCAGGTGTCTGTTTACGGCAACATGGATTATGCCATGCGTATCTGGCTGCGCCCGCAGCAGATGGCAGCATACAAGGTGACGCCGCAGGAGGTCGCAGCCGCAATCCAGAGCCAGAACCTTGAGGCGGCTCCGGGCTCCTTCGGCGAGAACAGCAGTGAGGCGATGCAGTATGTGATGAAGTACAAGGGGAAGAATGCCTATCCCGGCGATTATGAGGATATGGTGATCCGCGCCAATCCCGACGGATCGCTGCTCAAACTCGGTGATATCGCCCGTATCGAGTTCGGCGCCTACCGCTATACGGTTAATACCAAGGCCAACGGCCAACCGGGTGTGGTGATGGCGGTCTATCAGGCTCCGGGTTCAAACGCCAACAAGGTTGAGACCGGGCTTCGCAAGGTGCTTGAAAAGGCCGCAGGCGCTCTGCCTGCCGGCATCAGCTATTCGATTCCCTTCAGCTCCAAAAAGGTGGTTGACGAGTCGATTGTACAGGTTGAGCATACGCTTGTTGAAGCCTTTCTGCTGGTCTTTTTTGTGGTCTTTCTCTTTCTGCAGGATCTCCGATCCACCATTATTCCTGCCATTGCCGTTCCGGTCGCCATTGTCGGCACCTTTTTCTTTATGAACCTTTTCGGTTTTTCCATCAACGTGCTGACCCTGTTCGGGCTTGTACTGGCTATCGGTATTGTGGTTGATGATGCCATTGTAGTGGTTGAGGCGGTCCATGCCAAAATGGAGCAGAAGAACTATCCGGCCAAGGTTGCCACGGTTTCAGCCATGCGCGAAATTACCACTGCTATTGTCACCATTACGCTGGTGATGGCTTCGGTCTTTCTGCCGGTAGGCTTTCTGCAGGGTTCGACCGGTGTCTTCTACCGCCAGTTTGCCTTTACGCTTGCCATTGCCATTCTGATTTCTGCGGTCAACGCCCTTACCCTGAGCCCGGCTCTCTGCGCTCTGTTTCTCACCAATCTCCATGATGCGAAAGGAGAAGGGAGGCATGGAAAACTGAAAAAATTCGGTGCATACGGTCATCGTTTTTTTACCGCGTTCAACACCGCATTTGACGTGCTGAAGCGCAAATATCTCGGTGCACTGGTCTATCTGATCCGAAACAAGCGATTCACCTTCGGTTTTCTCGGTCTGCTGGTCCTGCTCTCTTTCGTGATGTTCAGGGTGACGCCGACGGGATTCATTCCGGATGAGGATAACGGTTTTGTGATTGTCTCCGTCACCCTTCCTCCCGGAGCATCATTTGCCCGAACCCAGGCGGTCATGGACAGGGCATCGGCAACCCTCGCTACCATTCCTGCGATAGAAAAGGCGATATCGGTGGCCGGTATCAATATCCTTTCCAGAAGTTCATCCCCCTCGTCGGGTCTGCTTTTTGTGCAGCTCAAGGAGCCGGGGGAGCGCGGGCCGGATGGAAACATCAAAAAAATCCTGGCCACCATATCAAAAAAACTTTCCGGAAGGGAGGGCTCCTTCTTTGCGCTTGCCCAGCCAACCGTTCCGGGTTTCAGTACCGTCAGCGGTCTTGAGTTTGTTGTGCAGGATCGTCGCGGCGGCGGGCTGGATAAACTCGGCAGTGTGGCGCAGGGCTTTATCGGAGAGCTGATGAAACGGCCTGAAATTGCCGCGGCCTTCACCACCTTCAAGGCAACCAACCCCCAGTTTGAGCTTGTGGTGGATAACGTCAAGGCTGCCCAGCTCGGGGTCAATGTCAAGGAGCTTCTCTCCGTCATGCAGGTTTATTTTGGCAGCTCACAGGCATCGGATTTCAACCGGTTCAGCAAGTACTACCGGGTGATCATGCAGGCCGAACCGGGGGAGCGCTCCGAACCGGCCTCCCTGAACGGCATTTTTGTCAAGAGCTCCGGCGGCAGTATGGTACCGGTCTCGTCACTCATCACCCTGAAACGGGTCTACGGCACCGAATCGGTTGACCACTTCAATATGTTCAATGCAGTTTCGGTCAACGCCATGGTCAAGCCGGGTTTCAGTACCGGCCAGGCCATCAAGGCCGTTGAAGAGCTCTCCAAAACCGCTCTTCCGGCAGGTTACACCTATGACTGGAAGGGACAGAGCCGTGAGGAGCTTGAATCAACCGGCGGGCTGCTCTTTATCTTTTTGCTCTCCGTCGTTTTTGTCTACTTTCTTCTTGCCGCGCTCTACGAGAGCTATCTTTTGCCTCTTGCGGTGATGTTCTCCATTCCGACCGGTCTGCTCGGGGTATTTATCGGCATCAAGCTTGCCGGGGTTGAGAACAATATCTATGTGCAGGTGGCGGTTATCATGCTGATCGGTCTTCTGGCCAAGAACGCCATTCTGATTGTCGAGTTCGCCCTGCAGCGCAGGGTTGCCGGCAGTTCACTCTCCGCTGCGGCAATTGAGGGTGCCAAAGCGAGGCTGCGGCCGATTCTTATGACTTCACTTGCCTTTGTGGCCGGACTTCTCCCGCTGCTCTTTGTGACCGGCCCTGCGGCCCAGGGAAACCACTCCATCGGCGCGGCGGCTATCGGCGGTATGTTTGTGGGTATGGTACTCGGTATTCTTGTTGTACCGGTCCTTTTTGTCACCTTCCAGCACCTTCAGGAGCGGATTACCGGCCCTGCGGCAGCCATTGTGGAGGCGGGGGAGCTGCTTGACGAGGTTGAGCGAGAGGAGAAAAAGGGCTCGGTGCAGTTGTGA
- a CDS encoding efflux RND transporter periplasmic adaptor subunit: protein MKNRVMQRFFRFQVVIAFSIPLLVAGCGPSKGGKDGEQKGTPALPVMRVTPGDAAVTTSYSSLLEGKVNVEIRPQVDGTLSRIYVDEGAWVKAGQPLFKIDDRLYREQYNSALASQHAAEASLVVAKLNEEKLVPLVKNSVVSDIQLKTARANRQAAQASVEQARAAARSALVNVDYSTVKAPVSGYIGRIPFRLGSLVTKNQSQSLTQLSDVSEIYAYFSMSEIDFMQFRNRYPGSTIQEKLRQVAPVSLVMADGTFFGSKGTVDTISGEFDQATGSVRIRTVFPNPDGLLRSGNTGKVVLESIYRNVLLVPQAATVELQDKVFVFLVGSGNRVKKQSITVTGKSGNNYIVGSGLKAGDSIVTAGTEKLPDGTVIKPLSAAPAAAAAKQ, encoded by the coding sequence ATGAAGAACAGGGTGATGCAGCGGTTTTTCCGGTTTCAGGTCGTTATCGCCTTCTCCATACCGCTACTCGTTGCCGGATGCGGCCCGTCAAAAGGTGGCAAAGATGGCGAGCAGAAGGGAACTCCGGCTCTTCCGGTGATGAGGGTTACGCCCGGAGATGCCGCGGTGACCACCTCATACTCCTCCCTGCTTGAGGGAAAGGTCAATGTGGAGATCCGTCCCCAGGTTGACGGCACGCTCAGCAGGATCTATGTTGATGAAGGTGCATGGGTGAAGGCGGGTCAGCCTCTCTTTAAAATTGATGACCGCCTCTATCGTGAGCAGTACAACAGTGCACTGGCATCCCAGCATGCCGCTGAAGCTTCACTCGTGGTTGCAAAACTCAACGAGGAGAAACTGGTGCCGCTGGTAAAGAACAGTGTGGTCTCGGACATTCAGCTTAAAACCGCCAGGGCAAACCGTCAGGCCGCCCAGGCCTCTGTCGAGCAGGCAAGAGCTGCGGCCCGCTCTGCACTGGTCAATGTGGATTACTCCACCGTAAAAGCACCGGTAAGCGGTTACATTGGCAGAATTCCTTTCAGGCTGGGCAGTCTGGTTACCAAAAATCAGAGCCAGTCCCTGACGCAGCTCAGTGACGTCAGCGAGATTTATGCCTATTTCAGCATGAGTGAAATTGATTTTATGCAGTTCCGCAACCGCTATCCGGGCAGCACCATACAGGAGAAGCTCCGCCAGGTGGCGCCGGTCTCTCTGGTCATGGCGGACGGCACGTTTTTCGGCTCAAAGGGAACGGTCGATACCATCAGCGGCGAGTTTGACCAGGCAACCGGTTCGGTCAGGATACGGACGGTATTTCCGAATCCGGACGGGCTGCTGCGCTCGGGAAACACCGGCAAGGTTGTTCTGGAGTCGATCTATCGCAATGTGCTGCTCGTGCCGCAGGCGGCCACGGTTGAGTTGCAGGACAAGGTTTTTGTCTTTCTCGTCGGCAGCGGTAACCGGGTTAAAAAGCAGTCGATTACTGTTACAGGCAAGAGCGGCAACAACTATATCGTCGGTTCCGGTCTGAAAGCGGGAGATAGCATTGTAACTGCCGGTACTGAAAAACTTCCGGATGGCACGGTGATAAAGCCGCTCAGCGCAGCTCCGGCGGCAGCGGCAGCAAAACAGTGA
- a CDS encoding methylated-DNA--[protein]-cysteine S-methyltransferase, protein MILSFQNTTIGRIGVAEREGAITNLFFPADTLPEDAEIGETELTVEAFRQLNAYLQGSLCHFSLPLAPSGTPFMQRVWRELSALAYGTTSTYRAVAIAAGNARAVRAVGMANHRNPLPVFIPCHRVIGSNGALSGYRGGVALKRHLLELERETNALKL, encoded by the coding sequence ATGATTCTCTCTTTTCAGAATACCACGATCGGCCGAATCGGCGTTGCGGAGCGTGAAGGTGCTATCACCAATCTTTTTTTTCCTGCGGATACTCTTCCCGAAGATGCTGAAATCGGTGAAACGGAGCTGACCGTGGAGGCCTTCCGGCAGCTGAACGCCTACCTTCAGGGCTCTCTCTGCCACTTCTCACTTCCCCTTGCCCCGTCGGGCACGCCATTTATGCAGCGTGTCTGGCGGGAGCTCAGTGCTCTTGCATACGGCACGACCTCCACCTACAGAGCGGTCGCCATTGCCGCAGGAAATGCGCGTGCTGTCCGCGCAGTCGGGATGGCCAATCATCGCAATCCTCTGCCGGTTTTTATTCCCTGTCACCGGGTCATCGGCAGTAACGGCGCTCTCAGCGGATATCGAGGAGGGGTAGCGCTCAAAAGGCATCTGCTTGAGCTTGAACGGGAGACAAACGCGCTGAAGCTCTGA
- a CDS encoding mechanosensitive ion channel family protein, with translation MTSLIRLLRNYGIAPDLTVLVATIIAGVLALAVIIVVFVLISRILLRVITHLAARTSTRLDDLLLKHNVFTGLFRLIPPVLIHLLSAPVLVYYPATLLLVRDFAVLSMIVVVVVVIFSLLDALLEFFSEFSKESRVPVKSFVQVTKTLAVSIALVVVVSKLMGKSPLVFLGGLGAFTAVLLLIFKNSILGFVAGIQLSSNNLVRVGDWIDMPKYEADGEVTDISLVTVSVQNWDKTISTIPAYALISEGFRNWRGMNESGGRRIKRSLNIDMTSIRFCDDAMLVRLQHIQLLREYLDKKTAEIDKYNRRDEIDDRFEVNERRLTNIGIFRAYLSAYLHHHPKVNASMSLIIRYLEPTSNGLPIEILVFSCEKEWAAFEQVQADILDHIIAVLSYFDLRIFQYPGSYTVGKSARNPVQPVQE, from the coding sequence ATGACCTCTTTGATCCGATTGTTACGTAACTATGGTATAGCTCCCGATCTCACTGTTCTTGTTGCAACCATTATCGCCGGCGTTCTGGCGCTTGCTGTTATTATTGTTGTCTTTGTTTTGATCAGCCGTATTCTGCTTCGGGTGATCACACACCTTGCAGCAAGAACCAGTACACGACTTGATGACCTGCTGCTCAAGCACAACGTGTTTACCGGTCTCTTCCGCCTGATTCCGCCGGTTCTCATTCATCTTTTATCGGCGCCGGTTCTCGTCTATTATCCTGCAACGCTTCTGCTGGTCAGGGATTTTGCGGTGCTTTCCATGATTGTGGTGGTAGTGGTGGTGATTTTTTCTCTGCTTGATGCCTTGCTGGAATTTTTTTCCGAGTTCTCTAAGGAGTCGAGAGTCCCGGTTAAAAGTTTTGTCCAGGTTACCAAGACGCTTGCGGTTTCAATTGCCCTCGTTGTTGTGGTATCCAAACTTATGGGCAAATCGCCGCTTGTGTTTCTCGGCGGTCTTGGTGCTTTCACGGCTGTACTGCTGCTGATTTTCAAGAACTCGATTCTCGGCTTTGTTGCCGGTATTCAGCTTTCAAGCAACAATCTGGTACGGGTCGGCGACTGGATTGATATGCCGAAATACGAGGCCGATGGTGAAGTAACCGATATCTCGCTGGTTACGGTATCGGTTCAGAACTGGGATAAAACCATCAGCACCATACCGGCCTATGCCCTGATTTCGGAAGGGTTCAGAAACTGGCGGGGGATGAATGAGTCGGGAGGAAGGCGTATCAAACGATCACTCAATATCGATATGACCAGTATCCGCTTCTGTGATGATGCCATGCTTGTCCGGCTGCAGCATATTCAGCTGCTCAGGGAGTATCTCGATAAAAAAACAGCGGAAATCGACAAATACAACCGCCGTGATGAGATCGATGACCGTTTCGAGGTCAATGAACGGCGACTGACCAATATCGGAATTTTCCGGGCCTATCTGTCGGCCTATCTGCACCATCATCCGAAGGTCAATGCGTCGATGAGCCTGATTATCCGGTATCTGGAACCGACCTCGAATGGCTTGCCGATCGAGATCCTTGTTTTCAGCTGTGAAAAGGAGTGGGCGGCATTTGAGCAGGTACAGGCGGATATCCTTGATCATATCATTGCCGTTCTCTCCTACTTTGATTTGCGGATTTTCCAGTATCCCGGAAGTTATACGGTCGGAAAATCTGCAAGAAACCCCGTTCAGCCGGTTCAGGAGTAA
- a CDS encoding TolB family protein — translation MKSKAFFALLILTVQLVFTTEPAAAPSGSNAGDIIAFVRKGNIWIARLDGSGQRQLTTSGQDTHPALSPNGNEVAFCRRTEKAIYPDTGFGQLFMVECSGGKPRRVRFEGVLAAEDPAFSPDGKSLLFVGLSELRRAGKKDELQAFATMSITIGEILTGKCRPVVQRKNAMLDAGYIYSNPAFSPDGKSILWQESGSDVSGGFAIIDLNGKPLFSYPLKGSDFTPYWRPALSPEGHRILCYSPATTEKAEDTIYLINRRTQRKILVTSGTNPVFIRNGRAILFERGENRWSSNASSNLWILDIEPGAAPKQIMTDGSEPAAALPGNERLQRVSKEWNFSP, via the coding sequence ATGAAGAGTAAAGCGTTTTTTGCACTCCTCATACTAACGGTTCAGCTTGTATTCACTACTGAGCCCGCAGCTGCTCCTTCAGGAAGCAATGCAGGCGACATAATCGCTTTTGTGCGAAAGGGAAACATCTGGATCGCCCGCCTCGACGGGTCCGGTCAGCGCCAGCTGACAACTTCCGGCCAGGACACCCATCCTGCTCTCTCCCCGAACGGAAACGAAGTTGCCTTTTGCCGCCGAACCGAAAAGGCGATCTACCCGGATACCGGGTTCGGACAGCTCTTCATGGTTGAATGTTCCGGAGGAAAACCCCGGAGGGTGCGCTTTGAAGGCGTTCTTGCCGCCGAAGATCCCGCCTTCTCTCCGGACGGAAAGAGCCTCCTCTTCGTCGGACTCTCCGAACTTCGCAGAGCAGGAAAAAAGGATGAGCTTCAGGCTTTCGCCACCATGTCGATCACTATTGGAGAGATCCTGACTGGCAAATGCAGGCCGGTAGTGCAGAGAAAAAATGCCATGCTCGATGCGGGCTATATCTACTCCAACCCGGCCTTTTCGCCCGACGGAAAGTCGATACTCTGGCAGGAGAGCGGCAGTGATGTTTCGGGCGGTTTTGCAATCATTGATCTGAACGGAAAACCGCTCTTCAGCTATCCCCTGAAGGGGTCGGATTTTACGCCATACTGGCGTCCGGCTCTCTCCCCTGAAGGCCACAGAATACTCTGCTACTCGCCTGCAACGACAGAGAAGGCTGAAGACACGATCTATCTGATCAACCGGAGAACGCAGCGAAAGATTCTGGTGACCAGCGGCACCAATCCGGTCTTTATCCGGAACGGCAGGGCGATTCTTTTTGAACGGGGGGAAAACCGGTGGAGCAGCAATGCCTCTTCAAATCTCTGGATACTCGATATAGAGCCGGGTGCTGCACCGAAACAGATCATGACCGACGGCTCCGAACCGGCAGCCGCGCTGCCGGGCAATGAGCGTTTACAGCGAGTCTCAAAAGAGTGGAATTTTTCACCATAA